One window of the Granulicella arctica genome contains the following:
- the nagA gene encoding N-acetylglucosamine-6-phosphate deacetylase has protein sequence MPQTITAARLHTQAQTWINPVITLDDDGRIQSVESAAASTDDTILTPTFFDIHIHGAVNHDVMEGTPEAFARIGSFLAARGVGHYLATTVTAGIDATLRALEGIATQVELPSHEGATPLGIHLEGPFVSHAKRGVHPPEHIVPPTIELFDRFQQAARGTIRLITLAPEIPGALDLIRHATAKGVKVSLGHSNATAAETHAAIAAGATSATHTFNAMRPLDHREPGILGVVLDDPTLFAELICDGIHVAPELVRLFYKAKGASRAILVTDGMSATGMPDGTYMLGGFEVEVADGRCMANGVLAGSVLTMDRAVANFASFTGAAFAEVTDLASTNPARMLGLEAQMAIAPGQPANFNRYNPDGTLHATILNGRRVV, from the coding sequence ATGCCTCAAACGATCACCGCCGCGCGTCTGCACACCCAGGCACAAACCTGGATCAATCCTGTCATCACTCTCGACGATGATGGCCGCATTCAGTCGGTCGAATCGGCAGCCGCGAGCACCGACGACACGATCCTCACCCCGACCTTCTTCGACATTCACATCCACGGTGCGGTCAACCACGATGTGATGGAAGGGACACCGGAAGCGTTCGCTCGCATTGGCAGCTTTCTGGCCGCTCGAGGCGTCGGTCACTATCTCGCAACCACTGTGACCGCTGGTATCGACGCCACACTACGTGCCCTCGAAGGCATCGCCACCCAAGTTGAATTACCCAGCCACGAAGGTGCAACGCCCCTTGGCATCCACCTCGAAGGCCCTTTCGTCTCGCATGCAAAGCGCGGCGTCCATCCGCCCGAGCACATCGTTCCGCCCACTATCGAACTGTTCGACCGTTTTCAGCAGGCCGCCCGCGGAACGATACGCCTTATTACTCTTGCGCCGGAGATTCCCGGGGCTCTCGACCTTATCCGCCACGCTACTGCAAAGGGCGTGAAGGTGAGCCTCGGCCACTCGAACGCAACTGCCGCCGAGACGCATGCGGCCATCGCAGCAGGAGCTACTTCGGCGACCCATACCTTCAACGCCATGCGCCCGCTCGATCATCGCGAGCCCGGCATTCTTGGCGTTGTCCTTGACGATCCCACACTCTTTGCCGAGCTGATCTGCGATGGCATCCACGTCGCGCCCGAGCTTGTCCGCCTCTTTTACAAGGCCAAGGGTGCGAGCCGCGCGATCCTCGTCACGGATGGTATGTCTGCCACCGGCATGCCGGACGGCACCTACATGCTGGGCGGCTTCGAGGTCGAGGTCGCGGATGGTCGCTGCATGGCGAATGGTGTCCTCGCCGGGTCGGTCCTGACCATGGACCGTGCTGTCGCAAACTTCGCGAGCTTCACCGGTGCAGCTTTTGCGGAGGTGACTGACCTGGCTTCGACGAATCCGGCTCGTATGCTGGGCCTCGAAGCCCAGATGGCCATTGCTCCCGGTCAGCCTGCGAACTTCAACCGCTATAACCCGGACGGAACGCTGCACGCGACGATACTCAACGGCCGGCGGGTCGTCTAA
- a CDS encoding alpha/beta fold hydrolase, producing MPYIQAKDGTELYYYDWGTGTPVVLIHGWPLTSASWEYQARVLAENGHRVIAYDRRGFGRSGWPFSGYDYNTLAADLSTLMETLDLHDAALVGFSMGGGEVARYLGTYGSARVSKAVLISAVTPYLLKTDSNPEGVDASVFEDIIENLKKDRAVFLDQFIPKFYGRTLIHHTVSEPLIEFTKSMALTASPKATIDLVKAWSGTDFRNDLATITIPTLVIHGTGDSTVPIDVAGRRAAAMIKGATLLEYDGEPHGLTATVPDRLNADLLRFLARQG from the coding sequence ATGCCCTATATACAGGCGAAGGACGGAACAGAGCTCTACTACTATGACTGGGGAACGGGTACGCCGGTCGTTTTGATTCACGGCTGGCCGCTGACCTCGGCAAGTTGGGAGTACCAGGCGCGTGTACTGGCCGAGAACGGCCATCGTGTCATTGCGTATGACCGGCGCGGGTTTGGGCGAAGCGGATGGCCATTCAGCGGATACGACTACAACACCCTGGCGGCTGATCTCAGCACCCTCATGGAGACCCTCGATCTGCACGATGCCGCGCTGGTCGGCTTCTCGATGGGCGGAGGTGAGGTCGCGCGCTATCTCGGAACGTACGGTTCCGCGCGCGTGTCTAAAGCAGTACTGATCTCAGCTGTAACCCCCTACCTCCTGAAGACGGACAGCAATCCGGAGGGCGTCGACGCCAGCGTCTTCGAGGACATCATCGAAAATCTGAAGAAGGATCGCGCGGTGTTTCTCGATCAGTTCATTCCAAAGTTCTACGGCCGTACGCTGATCCACCATACGGTCTCAGAACCGCTCATCGAGTTCACGAAGTCGATGGCCCTGACGGCCTCACCCAAGGCGACGATCGATCTCGTCAAAGCGTGGAGCGGAACGGACTTCCGCAACGATCTCGCAACAATCACCATCCCTACACTGGTGATCCACGGCACCGGCGACTCGACGGTCCCGATTGATGTAGCCGGAAGGCGAGCAGCCGCGATGATCAAAGGTGCAACCCTGCTGGAGTATGACGGAGAGCCTCACGGGCTGACCGCGACCGTACCCGATCGGCTCAATGCGGACCTGTTACGCTTTCTGGCTCGTCAGGGCTAA
- a CDS encoding beta-N-acetylhexosaminidase encodes MLRHRSGVSLVGILVLTAASMSGQSLKLIPMPREVRVQADQPLTRGVRILCASCDADDQFAADDLADTLKQRGIGTSGGFSIELTRRTPANFTAEMKPEGYTISAAGSTLTVAAATAEGVFYGAQTVKQLIEGSGSQAVLHTAAIRDWPALRYRGLDDDLSRGPVPTLDFQKKQIRVLAAYKVNIYSPYFEHTMQYIGHPLMGPPGGTVTQAQARELVAYAAHYHVTIIPEQEAFGHLHYLLNWEQYAPLSETPHGQVLAPSQPEAMKLTHDMFTELAAVYPGPFLHLGADETVELGKGQTKAAVDRDGLGKVYLDTMQKIVADLQPLHRKLLFWGDIAMHDPDLVKQLPASFKQATIAVSWEYNPQPKGFARFITPFTNAGMETWVGTGINNWSRVYPNWNNAFANIQQFTAQGQQLGITGALNTIWDDDGEALANNNWYGILFGAEAAWHKGEASIPGFQASYGEVFHGDATGKIDAAQKELMVAHQLLHDSPLKTDGSDLVFWIDPWSFDGQREAGQIRSLLPEIRLHAERAITLVAEARNANPNLREQDALDALDLGARRMDLIGLKFQISDEIAASYAHAYALQGSKNKDDRADVGRELGNINAVNGKLQDLRNGYSLIRDLYEAAWLKSNRPYFLRNNLERYDITIQLWLQRIDKVRAAQRQWSNSQNIPAAADLGIPAVAR; translated from the coding sequence ATGCTTCGTCATCGCTCAGGTGTTTCCCTCGTCGGCATTCTCGTTCTCACCGCTGCATCCATGTCCGGTCAAAGTCTCAAGCTGATCCCTATGCCCCGCGAGGTTCGCGTGCAGGCCGACCAGCCGCTCACGCGAGGCGTTCGCATCCTCTGCGCCTCCTGCGACGCCGATGACCAGTTCGCTGCTGACGACCTCGCCGACACCCTGAAGCAGCGCGGCATTGGCACCTCCGGCGGCTTCTCCATCGAACTGACCCGCCGCACCCCGGCAAACTTTACCGCTGAGATGAAGCCCGAGGGCTACACCATCTCCGCCGCAGGAAGCACCCTGACGGTTGCCGCTGCTACCGCAGAAGGTGTCTTCTACGGCGCGCAGACCGTCAAGCAGCTGATCGAAGGCTCCGGCTCGCAGGCGGTTCTGCATACAGCCGCCATCCGCGACTGGCCCGCCCTTCGCTATCGCGGCCTCGACGACGACCTCTCCCGCGGCCCCGTCCCCACGCTCGACTTTCAGAAGAAGCAGATTCGTGTCCTGGCCGCCTACAAGGTCAACATCTATTCGCCCTACTTCGAACACACGATGCAGTACATCGGTCACCCCCTGATGGGGCCGCCCGGTGGCACCGTCACCCAGGCGCAGGCGCGCGAACTCGTCGCGTACGCCGCTCACTATCACGTCACCATCATCCCCGAGCAGGAGGCGTTTGGGCACCTTCACTACCTGCTGAACTGGGAGCAGTATGCTCCGCTCTCGGAGACCCCACACGGACAGGTTCTCGCGCCCAGCCAGCCCGAGGCCATGAAGCTGACCCATGACATGTTCACCGAGCTTGCCGCCGTGTATCCCGGCCCGTTTCTGCATCTCGGAGCGGACGAGACTGTGGAGTTGGGCAAGGGGCAGACCAAGGCTGCGGTGGATCGGGATGGCCTCGGCAAGGTCTACCTCGATACCATGCAGAAGATCGTTGCCGACCTTCAGCCGTTGCACCGAAAGCTGCTCTTCTGGGGCGATATCGCTATGCACGATCCTGACCTGGTCAAGCAGCTTCCCGCCTCGTTCAAGCAGGCCACCATCGCGGTCTCGTGGGAGTACAACCCACAGCCTAAAGGGTTTGCCCGCTTCATCACGCCCTTCACCAACGCAGGGATGGAGACCTGGGTCGGGACCGGCATCAATAACTGGTCGCGCGTCTACCCGAACTGGAACAACGCTTTTGCTAATATTCAGCAGTTTACCGCGCAGGGTCAGCAGCTTGGGATAACCGGTGCGCTCAACACCATCTGGGACGACGACGGTGAGGCGCTCGCTAACAACAACTGGTACGGCATCCTCTTCGGGGCTGAGGCGGCATGGCACAAGGGCGAGGCGTCCATTCCCGGCTTTCAGGCCAGCTATGGCGAGGTCTTTCACGGCGACGCTACGGGCAAGATCGACGCAGCGCAGAAGGAACTGATGGTCGCTCACCAGCTTCTGCATGACTCTCCGCTCAAGACCGATGGCTCCGACCTCGTCTTCTGGATCGATCCCTGGTCCTTTGATGGTCAACGCGAGGCGGGGCAGATCCGGTCGCTCCTCCCTGAGATCCGGCTGCATGCAGAACGTGCCATAACCCTCGTCGCTGAAGCTCGCAATGCCAACCCGAACCTGCGCGAGCAGGATGCGCTCGACGCCCTCGATCTGGGTGCGCGCCGCATGGATCTGATTGGGCTCAAGTTCCAGATTTCAGATGAGATCGCCGCCAGCTACGCGCATGCCTATGCCCTGCAAGGTTCGAAGAATAAGGATGACCGGGCGGACGTAGGACGCGAACTAGGTAATATCAACGCCGTCAACGGCAAGCTGCAGGACTTGCGCAACGGTTACTCGCTTATTCGCGATCTCTACGAGGCCGCGTGGCTAAAAAGTAACCGTCCCTACTTTCTTCGCAACAATCTGGAACGGTACGACATTACGATTCAACTCTGGCTGCAGAGAATCGATAAAGTACGTGCTGCACAGCGTCAATGGAGCAATAGTCAGAACATTCCCGCTGCCGCTGATCTTGGCATTCCGGCTGTCGCACGGTAA
- a CDS encoding DUF2059 domain-containing protein gives MTKQLKAAVAMMLIVGSTSFPAQTTASAPKTAKTHKRVVKKAVESATERQIRELREQMQNQQAQIDALKQMNADKDAKLASAAQDAQAANTAAATATAQVQSVSSSVQANSDQVTALNSTVSDLKASNSGLAQTISDTKKDLTDKIESPLALHYKGVTITPVAFFALESVFRTRSMNSDINTPFNATPYQGAGEAHTSEFNFSGRQSRIGALFTGNAGAFRLNGYVEADFLSAGASSNENQSNSYTLRQRQIFGQAATEKGFTVTGGQMWSLVTETKVGTDNRTENLPMTVDPQYHVGFSWARQPALRLQQKIGGLTAAVSLEEAQTIYSASNQNANFFLGGGGAGGGLLNLTANYTNDIAPDVIVKFAYDTKRYGHYEVGGLTRFFRDRYYPNQTLTVPSAAGGLNDTKVGGGFIANARFPVTKYADIGIHTLGGTGVGRYGTSTLPDVTVHPDGTLAPIKAYQGLFSVELHPMKKLDVFGYAGGEYAQRTVYLSTVGADAGKLVGYAPLSGSNAGCNTETLPTSTGNGLAGAAPYNPGTPANCAGVTRAVIAGTAGFTYRVYSSPRYGRLQYQGVYTYLTREAWSGLTSGTFGSATATYGSPKATNNMIFTGMRYYIP, from the coding sequence ATGACGAAGCAATTGAAGGCAGCCGTGGCAATGATGCTGATCGTAGGATCGACATCGTTCCCGGCGCAGACGACCGCAAGTGCGCCAAAGACAGCAAAGACGCATAAACGCGTCGTGAAGAAGGCAGTCGAGTCTGCAACAGAGCGCCAGATCCGAGAGCTCCGGGAGCAGATGCAGAACCAGCAGGCACAGATCGACGCATTGAAGCAGATGAACGCGGATAAGGATGCGAAGCTCGCTTCGGCAGCACAGGACGCGCAGGCAGCAAATACAGCAGCCGCGACGGCCACGGCCCAGGTACAGAGTGTTAGCTCGAGCGTCCAGGCAAACAGCGACCAGGTAACGGCGCTCAACTCCACCGTCAGCGATCTGAAGGCTTCGAACTCCGGCCTGGCACAGACCATCAGCGACACCAAGAAGGATCTCACCGACAAGATCGAATCGCCGCTTGCCCTGCACTACAAGGGTGTGACGATTACACCAGTTGCCTTCTTCGCCCTCGAAAGCGTCTTCCGCACACGTTCGATGAACTCGGACATCAACACGCCGTTCAACGCCACACCGTACCAGGGTGCAGGCGAGGCGCACACGAGCGAGTTCAACTTCTCCGGTCGTCAGAGCCGCATCGGCGCCCTGTTCACAGGCAATGCCGGTGCATTCCGGTTGAACGGCTACGTCGAAGCTGACTTCCTGTCGGCTGGTGCCTCGAGCAACGAGAACCAGAGCAACAGCTACACGCTGCGTCAGCGCCAGATCTTCGGTCAGGCCGCGACAGAAAAGGGCTTCACAGTCACCGGCGGTCAGATGTGGTCGCTCGTAACGGAGACCAAGGTCGGCACGGACAACCGTACGGAGAATCTGCCGATGACGGTCGATCCTCAGTACCATGTCGGTTTCAGCTGGGCTCGTCAGCCAGCACTCCGCCTCCAGCAGAAGATCGGTGGCCTGACGGCTGCTGTCTCCCTCGAAGAGGCGCAGACGATCTACTCTGCTTCCAACCAGAACGCCAACTTCTTCCTCGGTGGCGGCGGCGCGGGCGGCGGTCTTCTCAATCTCACGGCGAACTATACGAACGATATCGCTCCTGATGTCATCGTGAAGTTTGCTTACGACACGAAGCGTTATGGCCACTACGAAGTCGGCGGCCTGACGCGCTTCTTCCGCGATCGTTACTACCCGAACCAGACGCTGACGGTTCCGTCGGCAGCTGGTGGGTTGAACGACACAAAGGTTGGCGGCGGCTTCATCGCAAACGCCCGCTTCCCGGTAACGAAGTATGCAGATATCGGCATCCACACGCTCGGCGGTACAGGCGTCGGTCGCTACGGTACCTCGACGCTGCCTGACGTAACCGTCCACCCGGATGGCACGCTGGCTCCAATCAAGGCATACCAGGGACTCTTCTCGGTCGAGCTACATCCCATGAAGAAGCTTGATGTCTTCGGTTACGCCGGTGGTGAGTATGCACAGCGCACGGTATACCTCAGCACGGTTGGCGCAGATGCCGGCAAGCTGGTCGGCTACGCTCCTCTCTCCGGTTCGAACGCTGGTTGCAACACGGAGACCCTGCCGACGAGCACAGGCAACGGTCTCGCCGGCGCGGCTCCCTACAACCCGGGAACTCCGGCTAACTGCGCAGGCGTAACGCGCGCAGTGATCGCTGGAACCGCCGGATTCACCTACCGGGTCTACAGCAGCCCACGCTACGGCCGCCTGCAGTACCAGGGCGTCTACACCTACCTGACGCGTGAGGCATGGTCTGGTTTGACGAGCGGAACCTTCGGCTCGGCAACCGCAACCTACGGCTCACCAAAGGCCACCAACAACATGATCTTTACCGGCATGCGTTACTACATCCCGTAA
- the uxaC gene encoding glucuronate isomerase translates to MLDSNRLFPAEGAARAVAVKLYDVVRDLPIISPHGHTDARWFAENQPFSNPAALFIQPDHYIFRMLYSQGISLQSLGIPDAAGNYDADPREIWRIVAKNYFLFRGTPTRLWLDYVFQYLFGLTERLGPDNADEYYDLIDRRLKTPEFLPRSLYDQFRIEVLATTDSPLDTLAAHSAIRDSGWAGRVIPTFRPDAVIDIEFAGFKENLKKLGEIADEDVSSWQGYLSALRTRRAFFRSLGATATDHGHLTARTADLSLREAEDLYAKIYSGTADAADAELFQAQMLTEMAGMSVEDGMTMQLHPGSVRNHNKALYEQFGRDKGADIPAPTEYVRGLRPLLNKFGNDSRLTFILFTLDETVYSRELAPLAGHYPALRLGPPWWFQDSPEGMMRFREQATETAGFYNTVGFNDDTRAFLSIPARHDVARRIDCAFLGRLVAEHRLDEDEAFQVVQDLTVNLVRKAYKL, encoded by the coding sequence ATGTTAGACAGTAATCGGCTTTTTCCTGCAGAGGGTGCGGCTCGCGCAGTCGCGGTCAAGCTTTACGACGTAGTCCGGGATCTCCCGATCATCAGTCCGCATGGACACACCGACGCGCGATGGTTCGCCGAAAATCAGCCCTTCAGCAATCCCGCAGCGCTCTTCATCCAGCCCGATCACTACATCTTTCGGATGCTGTACTCGCAGGGCATCTCGCTTCAGTCGCTGGGGATTCCAGACGCAGCAGGGAACTATGACGCCGACCCACGCGAGATCTGGCGCATCGTCGCAAAGAACTACTTTCTCTTCCGAGGCACCCCAACGCGGCTCTGGCTGGACTACGTCTTCCAGTACCTCTTCGGCCTGACCGAGCGACTCGGACCCGACAACGCCGACGAGTACTATGACCTCATCGACCGCCGCCTGAAGACGCCGGAGTTTCTGCCTCGCTCCTTATACGATCAGTTCCGCATCGAGGTGCTCGCCACCACGGACTCGCCCCTCGACACGCTGGCCGCTCATAGCGCGATCCGCGATTCAGGATGGGCCGGACGGGTCATCCCCACGTTCCGGCCGGATGCCGTAATTGATATCGAGTTTGCGGGCTTCAAGGAAAATTTAAAAAAGCTCGGCGAGATCGCAGACGAGGATGTCTCCAGTTGGCAGGGTTACCTCAGCGCGTTGCGGACGAGACGCGCTTTCTTTCGAAGCCTCGGCGCCACAGCCACAGACCACGGGCATCTGACGGCGCGCACCGCCGATCTAAGCCTGCGCGAGGCAGAAGATCTCTACGCAAAGATCTACAGCGGCACAGCAGACGCAGCAGATGCAGAGCTGTTCCAGGCGCAGATGCTCACCGAGATGGCTGGCATGAGCGTCGAGGATGGGATGACGATGCAGCTTCATCCCGGCTCCGTGCGCAACCATAATAAGGCGCTCTACGAGCAGTTCGGACGAGACAAGGGCGCAGACATTCCAGCGCCCACCGAATATGTACGCGGGCTGCGGCCATTGCTCAACAAATTCGGCAATGACTCACGCCTCACGTTCATCCTCTTCACATTGGATGAGACCGTCTACTCGCGCGAACTCGCGCCGCTCGCCGGTCATTATCCCGCGCTGAGGTTAGGGCCACCTTGGTGGTTTCAGGATTCTCCAGAAGGCATGATGCGCTTCCGCGAGCAGGCAACGGAGACAGCCGGTTTTTACAACACAGTCGGCTTCAACGACGACACCCGGGCCTTCCTGTCGATCCCCGCCCGGCACGATGTAGCCCGGCGCATCGACTGCGCGTTCCTCGGAAGACTCGTCGCCGAGCATCGCCTCGATGAGGACGAGGCCTTCCAGGTCGTACAGGATCTCACCGTCAACCTCGTGCGCAAGGCCTACAAGCTTTAG
- a CDS encoding histidine kinase → MSTPTIPRKSPEDWLAASEPDVPRGRLKIFLGYAPGVGKTFSMLSEGIRRKGRGEDVVIGTVETHGRAGTAELAQKLELVPQKSIDYKGTLFQEMDVEAILERRPVVALIDELAHTNIEGSRTPKRYDDVFLLLDAGIDVLSTINIQHIESLTPRVQSLTGITVRETVPDWVLDRADEIVISDLTPEALVTRMRRGDIYPSERVERSLSNFFRRGNLIALREMALQRVTRAVDQTLEDYVKRKHLGSHWTVAEKVGVCISANPASRDLIARGARLSQALNAEFYVLHVESAKDDSADCRRTLDTNIKFATNLGAKVVSLKGSSVASAAAAFALEHRLTQVFFGRSALTGLKKYLYFLAIQRFTSEAPHVDLHIITQETPR, encoded by the coding sequence ATGTCGACGCCGACCATCCCGAGAAAGTCTCCCGAGGACTGGCTTGCGGCGAGTGAACCGGACGTGCCGCGAGGTCGCCTGAAGATCTTCCTGGGGTATGCGCCGGGCGTCGGAAAGACCTTCAGCATGCTGAGTGAAGGTATCCGGCGCAAGGGCCGAGGGGAGGATGTCGTCATCGGCACCGTGGAGACGCATGGCCGCGCCGGGACTGCCGAACTCGCACAGAAGCTGGAACTGGTTCCGCAGAAGAGCATTGACTATAAGGGGACGCTGTTCCAGGAGATGGATGTTGAGGCGATTCTTGAGCGCAGGCCGGTCGTCGCCCTGATCGACGAACTTGCTCACACAAACATTGAGGGCAGCCGTACGCCCAAGCGCTACGATGACGTTTTTCTGCTTCTCGATGCGGGGATCGATGTGCTTTCGACGATCAACATCCAGCACATCGAGAGCCTTACGCCGCGAGTGCAGAGCCTTACCGGCATCACGGTTCGCGAGACGGTGCCCGACTGGGTGCTGGATCGGGCCGACGAGATTGTCATCAGCGACCTTACGCCGGAAGCGCTGGTGACCCGCATGCGGCGCGGAGATATCTATCCGTCGGAGCGGGTGGAACGATCTCTTTCGAATTTCTTTCGGCGGGGCAATCTCATTGCGCTTCGCGAGATGGCTTTGCAGCGGGTCACGCGGGCTGTCGACCAGACGCTAGAAGATTATGTGAAGCGCAAGCACCTCGGCTCGCACTGGACCGTCGCCGAGAAGGTCGGGGTGTGCATCAGCGCCAATCCTGCTTCTCGGGACCTGATCGCTCGCGGGGCGCGCCTCTCGCAGGCTCTCAATGCGGAGTTTTATGTTTTACACGTCGAGAGCGCCAAGGATGACTCCGCAGATTGCAGGCGCACGCTCGATACGAATATCAAGTTCGCTACCAACCTGGGCGCCAAGGTCGTCAGCCTCAAAGGCAGCAGCGTTGCGTCTGCTGCTGCGGCGTTTGCGCTGGAGCACCGTTTGACGCAGGTCTTCTTCGGACGCTCGGCTCTGACCGGGCTGAAAAAGTATCTCTACTTTCTGGCGATCCAGCGCTTTACCTCGGAAGCTCCCCATGTCGATCTGCACATCATTACGCAGGAGACTCCGCGCTAA
- a CDS encoding sensor histidine kinase, producing MVILSRWSAAMAALGGIVSIYHRWLHVNPTTVALTLLLFILLLAAKWGLRYAVGVSLVATVSYNYFFLPPVGTFTISDPQNWLALFAFLVTAVTASRLSARIREEEHEAQVRRREVEILFHLSRELLQTDKVTELINSVPSSIALVSDASGVLLYLSDGDRLYRAGDVGPRIELPMLQELMLISVPRKLDEGRAVAVSLRAGVKPRGVLIVAGLSLSDGTLDALAGLVSIAIDRAQALEDVTRVEAAKENERLRNVMLDSITHELRTPLGSIKTAITTLLSSDVNAEDRQKLLLSVDEESGRLNHLVAQSVEMTQLDSREIQMQFVPSTMEQLIATTLAPHDGTTLHQRVRVDLPKDLPKVLADPAWIAKVLQNLLDNACKFSAAATPITLSAEAREGVVAISVADSGIGIDSQDQAMIFDKFYRAQSPSQRVPGTGMGLSICRAIVESHGGSISVVSQPGRGSVFTFTLPLSPA from the coding sequence ATGGTAATCCTGTCACGCTGGTCGGCGGCGATGGCAGCCCTTGGGGGAATTGTATCTATCTACCATCGCTGGCTTCACGTCAATCCGACCACGGTGGCGTTGACGCTACTGCTCTTCATCCTGCTTCTGGCGGCGAAATGGGGTCTGCGGTACGCAGTTGGCGTGTCGCTGGTCGCCACTGTCAGCTACAACTACTTCTTTCTCCCGCCGGTAGGGACATTCACGATCTCGGACCCGCAGAACTGGCTCGCCCTCTTCGCCTTCCTTGTGACGGCAGTGACCGCAAGCCGCCTGTCCGCGCGAATTCGTGAGGAAGAACATGAAGCGCAGGTGAGGCGTCGAGAGGTCGAGATCCTCTTCCATCTCAGCCGCGAACTGCTGCAGACCGACAAGGTCACCGAGCTGATCAACTCCGTGCCCAGCTCCATTGCGCTGGTCTCAGACGCTTCCGGCGTCCTGCTCTACCTCAGCGATGGAGACCGCCTGTACCGTGCGGGCGACGTCGGCCCGCGCATCGAGCTTCCGATGTTGCAGGAGCTGATGTTGATCTCGGTTCCGCGGAAGCTCGACGAAGGACGCGCCGTGGCGGTCTCTTTGCGCGCAGGAGTCAAGCCGCGAGGCGTGCTGATCGTGGCTGGCCTCTCCCTCTCCGACGGAACGCTCGATGCGCTCGCAGGTCTGGTGTCCATCGCAATCGACCGCGCTCAGGCGCTCGAAGATGTGACACGCGTCGAGGCCGCGAAGGAGAACGAGCGGCTGCGCAACGTCATGCTCGACTCGATCACCCATGAATTACGCACCCCCCTGGGCTCCATCAAGACCGCGATCACGACGCTGTTGTCCTCCGATGTCAACGCGGAGGATCGGCAGAAGCTGCTGCTAAGTGTCGACGAGGAAAGTGGTCGGCTGAACCATCTCGTGGCGCAATCGGTAGAGATGACGCAACTGGACAGCCGCGAGATCCAGATGCAGTTCGTGCCATCAACCATGGAGCAGCTCATCGCAACCACTCTAGCGCCACACGACGGAACGACACTGCACCAGCGGGTCCGTGTGGATCTTCCGAAAGACCTGCCGAAGGTCCTCGCCGACCCTGCATGGATCGCGAAGGTGCTCCAAAACCTGCTCGACAACGCCTGTAAATTCTCTGCTGCCGCAACGCCCATTACCCTCAGTGCGGAGGCGCGGGAGGGCGTCGTCGCCATAAGCGTAGCGGACAGCGGAATCGGCATCGACTCGCAGGATCAGGCCATGATCTTCGACAAGTTCTACCGCGCCCAATCCCCCAGCCAGCGTGTACCCGGCACAGGGATGGGCCTGTCGATCTGCCGCGCAATTGTTGAGTCCCATGGCGGATCGATCAGCGTGGTCAGTCAGCCCGGACGCGGCTCAGTCTTCACCTTCACGCTGCCGCTGTCACCTGCCTGA